The proteins below are encoded in one region of Candidatus Culexarchaeum yellowstonense:
- a CDS encoding DUF711 family protein translates to MRVRSLTFLIPSKSLKDFSAISGFVRDVVGEASKSFGLDVWTFRLAVDPQSFRNLPELVEFLDDVSEPFNYYAIPLMCNSSLNVNYVADLLGDFDKLFISLYGGLDQLRVFRDLLITIRRKLPLEAFVKVSFSVGGNIITPYFPSASAGSSPMLSASLLYVKTLIEGLNNGVPMLNTILDCVKRVKGFITYLAEYFKFPLVGLDLSISPWMDESVVDLLEVFGNVRFGDVGTLKSIYDVNGVLRHAASMEPSSIGFNELMLPYAEDSKLMQLGFEGKLSAYDLLRYSSICVAGFDMAVLPRMDDDLLTRFLLDVYSTLSVKYRPNGIRVVLSDGGYGDVADLGFLGKAPVMKLI, encoded by the coding sequence TTGAGGGTTAGGAGTTTAACTTTCCTCATTCCATCGAAATCTCTAAAGGATTTCTCTGCAATTTCCGGATTTGTACGGGATGTTGTTGGTGAAGCTTCTAAAAGTTTTGGTTTGGATGTTTGGACTTTTAGGTTGGCTGTTGATCCGCAGAGTTTTAGGAATCTGCCTGAATTAGTGGAGTTTTTAGATGATGTTTCTGAGCCATTCAATTATTATGCAATTCCATTAATGTGTAATTCATCTCTAAATGTGAATTATGTTGCAGATTTGCTTGGGGATTTTGATAAGCTATTCATATCCTTGTATGGGGGTTTGGATCAGCTTAGAGTGTTTAGGGATTTGTTGATAACTATTAGGAGGAAGCTTCCATTGGAGGCTTTCGTGAAGGTTTCATTTTCAGTGGGTGGAAACATTATTACGCCATATTTCCCATCGGCTTCCGCTGGAAGTAGTCCGATGCTTTCAGCTTCACTACTATATGTTAAAACTTTGATTGAGGGTTTGAATAATGGTGTTCCAATGTTGAATACCATTTTGGATTGTGTTAAGCGTGTTAAGGGGTTTATAACGTATTTGGCTGAGTACTTCAAGTTTCCATTGGTGGGTTTGGATTTATCCATATCTCCATGGATGGATGAGAGTGTTGTTGATCTCTTGGAGGTTTTTGGTAATGTTAGGTTTGGGGATGTTGGAACTTTGAAATCCATTTATGATGTTAATGGGGTTTTGAGGCATGCTGCTTCAATGGAGCCTTCTTCCATTGGGTTTAATGAACTCATGCTTCCATATGCTGAGGATTCGAAGCTTATGCAATTGGGTTTTGAGGGTAAGCTTTCAGCTTACGATCTACTGCGATATTCCTCCATTTGTGTTGCAGGGTTTGATATGGCTGTTCTTCCAAGAATGGATGATGATCTCCTCACCAGATTCCTCCTAGACGTTTACTCAACTTTAAGTGTTAAGTATAGGCCTAATGGGATTAGGGTTGTTTTGAGTGATGGTGGTTATGGTGATGTTGCTGATTTAGGCTTCTTAGGGAAAGCTCCAGTTATGAAGTTAATTTAA